The following proteins come from a genomic window of Montipora capricornis isolate CH-2021 chromosome 9, ASM3666992v2, whole genome shotgun sequence:
- the LOC138015109 gene encoding EF-hand calcium-binding domain-containing protein 11-like — MQNYIHEMPHLKSSRKITEEEMCQIADAFHNADEGKKGLLTREDLKVAFVSLFGYKPSKREVDQLMINKTHQQTSLGMHLQGDQSLTQQSSSAVSTNPQVGLTLDQFTEIAKTKILAEDIDDKIRQMFLAFDARCQGFITLDVAKKVFLQVAPFLDPVTVERLFREVDTDRDGRVSYRDFEFMMKYNIDSEL, encoded by the coding sequence ATGCAGAATTACATACATGAAATGCCTCATTTAAAGTCATCAAGAAAAATCACAGAAGAAGAAATGTGCCAAATTGCAGATGCCTTCCACAATGCAGATGAAGGAAAGAAAGGTCTTTTGACAAGAGAAGACCTCAAAGTTGCATTTGTCTCGTTATTTGGCTACAAACCGTCGAAGAGAGAAGTTGATCAGCTCATGATTAATAAGACACATCAGCAAACTTCATTGGGTATGCATTTACAAGGTGACCAATCACTGACACAACAGAGTAGTTCGGCAGTCAGTACAAATCCTCAAGTTGGCCTGACTTTAGACCAGTTCACAGAAATTGCAAAAACAAAGATTTTGGCTGAGGATATTGATGACAAAATACGACAGATGTTTCTTGCATTTGATGCAAGGTGTCAAGGTTTCATCACCTTAGATGTTgccaaaaaagtttttcttcaaGTAGCTCCATTTTTGGATCCAGTTACTGTGGAGAGATTGTTTCGTGAAGTAGACACTGATAGAGATGGAAGAGTGAGTTACAGAGATTTTGAATTCATGATGAAATACAACATAGACAGTGAACTGTGA
- the LOC138015255 gene encoding protein KIBRA-like: MPKKKTCEVPLPLGWEEGKDFDGRVYFIDHNTKRTSWVDPRDRLTKPMTFADCVGDELPFGWEEVNDIVLGKYFIDHNTGAQQLEDPRIQWRQKRETMLSDYLVVAQSDLKAKQNILDIKKQRLDVACEEVQFWTSELERMQRHQEPHPKHVKQGSLSSSSSSSTVSSIASKYDVNQLKVEISQAKCRVEGLKQEMAVVSGEVQAQEEGYKRLKKVDRKLSSNGGCRREDIPSLVEEVKNMQRSLFLKEQEKQELVQALLRLKDNLSITNSHVVKGDSGEMKASAGSQMDIESDSAIGRSTEQFPKRNKQELKAEYKDALKTKSKLQTEISQLDERISRAMADDNNSRPGLLLEKETLLDELRRLNSLVRSEGEKQKLEVEKDKIAADLDLARELSQRVMADKAQLQTDKTKLIEKLTEQTRLTYLLNMQLKNLPGSTPSVSPCSSRGSLSLSGSRGSLSASSRGSLNSLNYPDMNVSGASESLNLRELHQRVTVLLQGMPRDTMTSGQPVRTTGAATSYTLTSGRATHASNSSQVSLSSRDSISLSSHSPPISPNTCDYSPTHSPATARITSTEGESTQSLDVTELERNPLPLAEGIPVQQRLRLLNADSRSSESINAIPFIPLSPITEGIAALPLRRSDVPLPPTGTRPVTAAPSDESVAADSGVFDASQENLKAAQSNGDLRTRADFEEDVSETSQVKIGLTYDAGREALVVCIDQAKGLKALGSTSPCKTLYVKAALLPCSSGESCVLETKPCDYQESPEFGEQFHIPLAEGKLTTKTLQVNIFAVNNYGVEELLGGAQVSLADFNVQTPVRYRWYNLLSCAFFHSAAAKYQRKSSATAVSMSPVSPESASEPKRGNFRPSSWCEGSTLSLESAAGFERMPCRSVSQEALNEPVESLPVRKHTSGKPVQRAQSQGDSVISGGSLQDRDSDFDRSPVARSRPPLAKTKYSRKFSDPQPLGLFPHQGEENEVPMMPLSHMSYDINLNRSNSDCTTRQTDLSPFVRLSVERTSMRRKKRPMSWQGIQQYQQLVPHLGEGSNRSATAMDLEFDLEASRAKQVQVNDEIRKLSQLKKRIEEAIDGGSTEIPKWLEESDEFQSLLRDEGFRSWNPHGYRGRSPYSRRSQKTLRERLNPLNPSKPPKSSANPNDSEQWV; this comes from the exons ATGCCAAAGAAGAAAACATGTGAGGTGCCGTTGCCTTTAGGATGGGAAGAGGGAAAGGACTTCGACGGTCGAGTTTATTTTATCGACCACAACACGAAAAGAACCTCATGGGTCGATCCGCGAGACCG GCTAACCAAGCCAATGACGTTTGCCGATTGTGTTGGGGATG aATTACCATTTGGTTGGGAGGAGGTCAATGACATAGTTCTTGGAAAGTATTTTATTGATCACAATAcag GTGCACAACAACTTGAAGACCCACGCATACAATGGAGGCAGAAGAGAGAAACCATGTTGTCTGATTATTTAGTGGTTGCACAGTCTGATTTGAAG GCAAAGCAAAACATCCTTGACATAAAGAAGCAGAGATTGGATGTGGCATGTGAAGAG GTTCAGTTTTGGACTTCGGAGCTTGAGAGAATGCAGAGACACCAGGAGCCACACCCAAAGCATGTCAAACAGGGAAGCTTAAGCTCATCATCGTCAAGTTCAACGGTCAGCTCCATTGCTAGCAAATATGATGTTAACCAGCTGAAGGTGGAAATATCACAAGCCAAGTGCAGG GTTGAAGGTCTCAAACAAGAGATGGCCGTCGTTTCAGGTGAAGTGCAAGCTCAGGAAGAAGGATACAAAAGGTTAAAGAAAGTGGACAGAAAGTTGTCCTCAAATGGTGGTTGTAGGAGAGAAGATATTCCGAGCTTGGTTGAGGAGGTCAAAAACATGCAACGATCATTATTTCTCAAAGAACAGGAAAAGCAGGAACTTGTCCAAGCATTGCTTCGACTGAAGGACAACTTGTCTATCACTAACTCCCATGTG gTCAAGGGAGATAGTGGTGAAATGAAAGCAAGTGCTGGTTCACAGATGGATATTGAGTCAGACTCAGCTATCGGTCGTTCCACAGAACAGTTTCCAAAACGAAATAAACAAGAATTGAAAGCTGAATACAAGGACGCATTGAAAACCAAATCGAAGCTTCAGACTGAAATTTCTCAACTGGACGAAAGAATCTCTCGAGCTATGGCCGATGACAATAATTCCAGGCCAGGGTTATTattggaaaaagaaactttgctcGACGAATTGCGGCGGTTGAATTCACTTGTTCGGAGCGAGGGGGAAAAG CAAAAATTGGAAGTAGAAAAGGACAAAATAGCCGCAGATCTGGACTTAGCTCGGGAACTTTCTCAACGTGTGATGGCTGACAAAGCTCAATTACAAACTGACAAAACCAAGTTGATTGAAAAGCTCACAGAGCAAACAAGACTTACCTACTTGCTGAACATGCAGCTCAAAAA tctgCCTGGTAGCACACCCTCAGTGTCACCCTGTTCAAGCCGCGGGTCCCTTTCCTTATCAGGAAGCCGTGGATCCCTGTCAGCCTCCAGCAGAGGTTCCTTAAATTCTCTTAACTACCCCGACATGAATGTCAGCGGTGCGAGTGAGTCGCTCAACCTGCGAGAGCTCCACCAACGCGTGACTGTGTTGCTTCAAGGAATGCCGCGTGACACTATGACGTCAGGTCAGCCTGTAAGAACAACGGGTGCTGCCACCAGTTACACTTTGACTTCTGGCAGAGCGACTCATGCTAGTAACTCGTCGCAGGTGTCTCTGTCTTCTCGGGACTCGATATCGCTCTCTTCGCATTCACCGCCTATTTCTCCGAATACGTGCGATTATTCTCCGACGCATTCGCCGGCGACTGCTCGGATTACATCCACGGAAGGAGAAAGTACCCAGAGCCTTGATGTCACAGAGTTGGAAAGAAATCCTTTACCGCTG GCGGAAGGGATTCCAGTTCAACAAAGACTTCGACTCTTGAATGCGGATTCGAGATCAAGCGAATCGATCAACGCGATTCCATTCATTCCTCTATCTCCTATCACGGAAGGAATCGCTGCTCTTCCCCTGCGACGCTCCGACGTTCCTCTGCCCCCGACGGGGACGCGGCCGGTCACAGCGGCTCCATCGGACGAATCGGTTGCAGCTGATAGCGGAGTCTTCGACGCGTCTCAGGAAAACTTGAAAGCTGCTCAGAGCAACGGCGATCTGAGAACAAGAGCGGATTTTGAAGAAGATGTCTCGGAAACCTCACAGGTCAAAATTGGTTTAACTTACGATGCTGGAAGGGAAGCTTTGGTGGTGTGTATTGATCAAGCCAAAGGTTTGAAGGCACTGGGCAGCACGTCGCCCTGTAAAACGTTGTATGTGAAAGCTGCATTACTGCCGTGTTCTTCGGGCGAAAGCTGCGTATTGGAAACAAAACCGTGTGATTACCAAGAAAGCCCAGAGTTCGGCGAACAGTTTCACATCCCACTGGCTGAG GGTAAGCTCACCACCAAGACACTGCAGGTTAATATCTTTGCAGTCAACAATTACGGTGTGGAGGAGCTTTTG GGTGGAGCACAAGTCAGCTTGGCGGATTTCAACGTCCAAACTCCTGTGCGATATCGTTGGTACAACCTTTTGAGCTGCGCG TTCTTTCATTCTGCGGCTGCGAAATACCAACGCAAAAGCAGCGCAACAGCAGTTTCGATGAGTCCAGTGTCACCGGAAAGCGCGTCTGAGCCAAAACGTGGCAACTTTCGACCCAGCTCATGG TGCGAGGGCTCAACCTTAAGCCTTGAGTCAGCAGCTGGATTTGAGCGCATGCCCTGTAGATCTGTAAGCCAAGAGGCACTCAACGAGCCAGTGGAGAGCCTACCTGTTCGAAAACACACCTCAGGAAAGCCTGTACAAAGAGCGCAGTCGCAAGGTGATAGTGTTATCAGTGGTGGTTCTCTTCAGGATCGAGACAGCGACTTCGATCGGTCTCCAGTGGCTCGATCCAGACCCCccttggcaaagacaaagtacTCTCGCAAGTTCTCCGATCCTCAGCCATTGGGATTGTTTCCTCACCAG GGAGAAGAAAATGAAGTGCCTATGATGCCCCTGAGCCATATGTCATATGATATAAACCTCAACCGCAGTAACTCCGATTGCACCACGCGCCAAACAGATCTCAGTCCCTTTGTGAGATTGTCAGTGGAGCGGACCagcatgagaagaaaaaag cGCCCGATGTCGTGGCAAGGAATTCAACAATATCAGCAACTTGTCCCTCATCTGGGAGAAGGTAGCAATAGATCAGCAACAGCCATGGACCTTGAATTTGATCTTGAAGCCTCGAGAGCTAAGCAG GTACAAGTAAACGATGAAATCAGGAAGTTATCTCAACTCAAGAAGAGGATTGAGGAAGCCATAGACGGTGGATCGACAGAGATCCCAAAATGGCTTGAGGAAAGTGATGAATTTCAATCACTTCTGAGAGACGAG GGCTTCAGAAGCTGGAATCCTCATGGTTATCGCGGTAGAAGCCCGTATTCGAGAAGAAGCCAGAAAACGCTGAG GGAAAGGCTTAATCCTCTTAATCCTTCAAAACCACCGAAGTCCTCTGCGAATCCAAATGATAGTGAACAGTGGGTTTAA